Proteins co-encoded in one Gemmatimonadales bacterium genomic window:
- a CDS encoding DMT family transporter, which produces MDWILLIVPGAIWGASFLFIAEGLEAMGPNGVTFTRILVGFLTLALFPGSRRAIRREDWLGTALVGVLWMAFPLSMFPYAERHVSSALTGMLNGAVPLFIATVAAGMARRWPSQGIALGLAVGLAGALLMGLPALGEGRSTALGVLLILAALVSYGFALNIARPVQQRNGALPVIWRAQAVALVLTAPLGLPELLQARWSAGPLFSMLALGALGTAVAYVLTVMAAGRVGATKASATAFLIPPVALLLGVLVRGERVAGLSVVGGVVCLAGAWLMRRAQLESAVRATPAASQPVRPAA; this is translated from the coding sequence ATGGACTGGATCCTCCTGATCGTCCCCGGCGCCATCTGGGGCGCGTCATTCCTCTTCATCGCCGAGGGCCTGGAAGCCATGGGCCCCAATGGCGTCACCTTCACCCGCATCCTGGTGGGCTTCCTCACCCTCGCCCTCTTCCCGGGCTCACGTCGCGCGATACGCCGCGAGGACTGGCTCGGCACTGCGCTCGTCGGCGTGCTGTGGATGGCATTCCCGTTGAGCATGTTTCCCTACGCCGAGCGGCATGTCTCCTCGGCACTCACGGGCATGTTGAACGGCGCGGTGCCGCTGTTCATCGCGACCGTCGCCGCGGGCATGGCGCGCCGGTGGCCGTCGCAGGGCATCGCCCTGGGGCTCGCGGTCGGCCTGGCCGGGGCGCTGCTGATGGGGCTGCCGGCGCTCGGCGAGGGCAGGAGCACCGCGCTCGGCGTCCTGCTCATCCTGGCGGCGCTCGTGTCCTACGGGTTCGCGCTCAACATCGCCCGGCCGGTCCAGCAGCGGAACGGTGCGCTGCCGGTGATCTGGCGGGCGCAGGCGGTGGCACTGGTGCTGACCGCGCCCCTCGGCCTGCCGGAGCTGCTCCAGGCGCGGTGGTCGGCCGGGCCGCTCTTCTCAATGCTCGCGCTGGGCGCGCTCGGCACCGCCGTCGCCTACGTGCTGACCGTGATGGCGGCCGGTCGCGTGGGCGCGACCAAGGCCTCGGCCACGGCCTTCCTCATTCCGCCGGTGGCGTTGCTGCTCGGTGTGCTTGTGCGGGGAGAGCGCGTCGCCGGGCTGTCGGTGGTCGGTGGGGTCGTGTGCCTGGCGGGTGCCTGGCTGATGCGCAGGGCCCAGCTCGAGTCCGCGGTCCGCGCCACGCCCGCCGCCAGCCAGCCGGTTCGCCCAGCCGCGTAG